Part of the Caulifigura coniformis genome, GTCGGTTTCGAATTGCCAAAGAACGAACTCTCTCTCCTTACAGGTGAGGTTGCGCGGGGCGGGAACTTGTGATGGGTCTGGCGGCGTGAGGTCCGATTTCGACGACTGCGACCCCGAGTCTCCCCCCGCGCCATTTCTGGCCCACGAGGTTCCCTCTAGAATCTCTCAATCGCCGGCCTGGCTTCCGGCCCCCGTGCTGCTCCACCCAGGGCTACTCCCATGAGCGACTCCGAACCCTCCAGAGTCTTCTGGTTCAAGAACGACGCCCCAGAGATGCAGCAGGCGTACGCGAACGCCCGCAAGACCTTCCGCTACTTCTGGCGAGAGCTCTCCTGGGAACGCCGACGAATCGTCCCCGCCCTCGATCTCGCCTGCGTCAAAGCCCCCTTCTCCGACAGCGACGTCGAGGATGCCGAAGTCGAGCATATGTGGCTCTCCGAAATCGATTTCGATGGCCGCACCGTCCGCGGCGTCCTGCTGAACAGTCCCAATGAACTCAAGTCCGTCAGCGAGGGCGACTCCGTTCGCATCCCGCTGACCAACATCACCGACTGGATGTACGCGATCAACGGCGAGGTCTTCGGCGCGTACACGGTCAACCTCATGCGTTCCCGGATGAAGCCCCGCGAACGCAAAGAACATGACGCCGCCTGGGGCCTCGACTTCGGCGACCCCGATTCCATCCGCATCGCTCCCGAACCGAAGAAAGCCGGCTTCCTGAAGAGCCTCTTCGGAGGCAAGCCGCCGGCCGACACGGACGAGCATCCGATGAGCGCGGGCATGGCCGAAGAACTGAAGAAGCAGATCGCGAAAGATCCGTCCTTCGTCTCCACCAAAGATGACAAGGGCTGGACGCTGCTGCACGACGAGGCCCTCGCAGGGAACCTCGCGACGGTCAAGGTCCTGCTCGAAGCCGGCGCCGACAGGAATGTGGTGGCGAAGAACGGAATGACGCCGCTCAAACTCGCCAAATCCCTCGGCTGGGACAAAGTCGCCGCGCTTCTCAAATGACACTCGGCAACGCTCGTCACTGGCTGCAAGCAGACCAGTGCCACCCATGGGATGCTGCCATTGGCACCCGGCGCCGCTGCAGTTCGTTCCACAAGCGAAAGCCCTGGAAGCCAGCATCGCCGACGAGCAGCGATCGCTCCGGAAGATCATCCAGCATCTCGAGCAGATGGTCGCGCTCGCTGCTGCCGGTGTGACCCTGCCGCCAGTCCCAAAGCAAACCCAATCCCATGTGCCACAGGACGGTCAGCCAGACCTGCGGGCCGGCCGGCAATCGTGAGGGTTTCGGTCGCATGGACTTCTGACGTCGACGCCTGGGAGGGCGTTTCTTCGGAGACTGAAAGGCGCGTTCGTTGGCCTGTGTCCGGGAGGCCGCGATACGAGTTCCATCGACAGCCAGCACACACCAGCCCCACAGGCGCTCGTGGCCTCCCTTGAGGGTCTGCATCTGTTTCCGGAAGTGTCGGGTGAGGCGTTCTCGGAAGGTGGGCGTCCAGCGCTGGAGGGCTTTGAGAAAACCCTGGTAGGTGTCGGCCCCGACATTCCGCCAGCCGAGTCGCAGTGCGGTGTCATGAGCGACCGTGAAGCGTCGTGTCAGTTCAGGCTCTTCTCCGATGGCCCACGCCAGCGCGACGCGGAGGAGCGTGAAGAGCGACCAGTTCGAGTTGCCATGTGTGGCAAGGTCCTGGAGCAGATCCTCCTGCAGCAACCGAAAGCAGGATTGCGAAATGCTGCCGGGCCGGTTATTGGCATCCATGCCAGACTCCCCTTGGGTCTGTAAAGACTGCTGTTTGGCGACAGCTGGGAGTCTGGCTCTTTCCTCAAATCCGGCAAAGACTTATCCCGTTTCGTTCACGGCGTTGCGTGCCACCCGACCCGCCAGTACACACCGGCCACGGCATCATACTCGAAGGTTTCGACGAACGGCCTCAGAAGTGTGCTATCTATGGCGCTCATTCCATCGGCAACGGCAGTTGAACGGGTTTTCGAATTGTGCCACCACATGGATGGCTTGAAGACGACGATACGTCGCGGCCAGAGACAACCCGCAATACACGGCGACAGCATAGTTCCACATGAGGTCGCGACTGGCGCCGACGACGCCGAACCAATGCCGGTCATAATGATCGC contains:
- a CDS encoding DUF2314 domain-containing protein; this translates as MSDSEPSRVFWFKNDAPEMQQAYANARKTFRYFWRELSWERRRIVPALDLACVKAPFSDSDVEDAEVEHMWLSEIDFDGRTVRGVLLNSPNELKSVSEGDSVRIPLTNITDWMYAINGEVFGAYTVNLMRSRMKPRERKEHDAAWGLDFGDPDSIRIAPEPKKAGFLKSLFGGKPPADTDEHPMSAGMAEELKKQIAKDPSFVSTKDDKGWTLLHDEALAGNLATVKVLLEAGADRNVVAKNGMTPLKLAKSLGWDKVAALLK